In Podospora pseudopauciseta strain CBS 411.78 chromosome 2 map unlocalized CBS411.78m_2, whole genome shotgun sequence, the genomic stretch ctttggcAATGCCAAAATGTGCTTTTGCCATTAGTATTTTGAGCATTTGATGGTTAGAAGAAACAATGACGTCGTTCCCAACCCCTGCATCAACAACGGATGAACGATCTATCACGTGCTTGTGGTCCCCAAAAAGCTGGAACTGTTCCAAACTGGCCAATCATATGATGTCTGTGCTCTATGTTTCAGATGCTGAGGAATCTTGGCAGTGGATCCTGTCTCTGACCTTACTCGGCATTTGACGACCTCGACAttgatgaagatggggggAATGCATTTCCTAAGAGCACCATGTTTCTGACATTGGTCCGCGAAGAAGTCAATGATTTGCTAACTTGTCTCTTTTCATCTTTAACACTTGTTTCCAAACGACCATTGGAGAAGCCTGAGAAACGCGGTTCCAGACAGGCAGCGGACGATGCGATGTGGAAGTGTGACCAGGAGCTTTTCATCCTTAAACCCAATTGTCGAGCTTGACATCCATCGCCGCAAGGGTTTAATGGCTTCTTGTTACACATGGGTCAGAGTATCTCACTACATAACCTGCTGCTGTTACGAGGTTGAGCGCATGGGAGCTAAAGCACGAGGCGCAGAAAAACAGGACGGCTGTGGTTATATCAATGGAAGGAAGGGCTCTGAGAGCAACCAAGGGTTTGTGGGGCTTTAAAGTGCCATGCTAATTAAACCGTCTTAAAATGTTTGCTTGCATCCGTGCCACCGGGCGAGAGCAGGTCATGGAGGCAACGGCCACTGCCCATCAGTCGACAGGTTGTACCTGTTGAGACCTTGATAACTTGTGTTCCCCGGGGAGGCAGATTCTAAGACCCAGAACTCGAACTGATCGACCTACTTGTGCAATGCCAACCTGCTCCCGATGCCATGCTTCCCCCTTGTAGCTGGAGACCTGAGTACAACACATCATCCGCAGCTTGCCGCCAGCATTCTGGGAATGCACCAGCTTGGCCATGCATCGAAGGAGGTCATGTTCTGCGGCTCTCCGCCCCCATTGTTGTAACCCTGCTGCTTTCTTGGGAAAGATTCCTTTGCCTCTTGTCTCTAATAACTGTCACCGAAGACGGGCCAGACCGCCAGCCAGCGGCTTGGATCACCAACTCCATTTTCCCTTCGGCGCAACGGTCTTTCGACGACAACAAGCGGCACCCCAACACCATTATGATGGCCATGAAGGCCCTGCTTTGCATCCAACTAAATTTCTTCCGTTTGGCATTTGCCCACTGGCTTGGCCAAAAGCCCGATGGTCCCCACAACAACTATGGCCTGCCCGAGGCCacagcaacatcatcaccagacGACACCAAAGGTTGGTCGCTAAAGCCAACCGagccacccctcccaaaccatgGACCAGACATCAGCTTCATCGagttgatgagaagaagtGAACATTGGATAAAGGCCAAGCGGCAGACAACTCAGTATCTGAACTCGAAGACGTGCGGCTATTTTACCTCAGACGAATGCAAGTTGTCCTCTGTCTACCCTTCACCCCGAGCCTCCCTAACAAAGCCCCTATTTCAGTTGACCCCTGGGTATGCTCCGCCTCAGAAACatgcaccaccaacaccaacaacgtCGTTGCGTGCCTCTCCTCAGGCGAGACAGGGCCATTCTTCAGCGTCTGTTTCGACTACTCAGCCTACAAGCAGGGTCTATGCGACGATAGGAGCGCAGAAAACCCCGAAACTGGGTGCTGGTAAGTCGGGCGCCTTTACGTCACGAATGACCAGCAGCAGCTAACGCTTCTTGAACACCAGCGCATCGTCAACAAACCCTGCATGTGTCATGTACCTCTGGCCTGGCCCCCAACCCAAAAGCATGTTCTTCTGCCATCCAAGCTCAACAATCATCACCATGCTGGACGTCCCGCGAAGTGTACTCGACGCCTCCACCAGCGGCACCTCAACCGAGCCACCCTCAACTacgacctcacctccccccgaCCCCACGCCCCGGCCTCCCGACCCATCAGCAATCAACACCGACGCCATAACCGGCGGTGTCATAGGCGGGGTAGCCTTCCTATCCCTTATCGCAGCAGCGATCTTCTTCCTTCACCAGCGCCGTAAAAAAAAGtcccctcccagccctcctcctcccaccaaccaaaaTTACACCCCCgtcccaaccaacaacaaccctaCTCCCAATCAACAACCCTACTCCCCCCCCCGACGACCagacttcctctccctcccaggTAGctcaaccctcccctcctcgaccccctacctctccaacatcagCCCCCCAATCGGCGGCGACCCATACTTTTCCCCCCAATACGACCCttccaaacaacaaccacccgaaacacagcagcagcagcaaggctACTTTTTCTACGGACCCGGTAGCGGTGATCCTGGTGTGGGGTTGTACCCCCACGGCACCCCCAACACGCAGAACTCCCATTTTGAATCGCAATATACCACCCGTCCTGCTCAGGGGCAGGAACCCTACCAACCCTACACCCCCCCGCAGCAAGAACAGCCCCAGCTCTCCGAGTTAGACAGTGATGACGTAGCAAAAGGCCAGAGCGGTAATCCAGCCGAGATGATGGGCAGTTGCGCTGAGCAGCAGAACAGGAACAGGGCTGAGATGACGGAGGAGTGTGACGCAGAGAGACAGAGTGCAAATCCAGCTGAGACGCCCATAATACCAGAGCCAAGAGTAGGTAGCCAAGCTCACGCCTGAAAAAAACGGCAAGATAAGATAAGGGGATTACATTGTTTCTTGCTTGACTTCGCATGATGACCTCCAGCCTTtacacccccttcttctccctcaaccaaTGCAAATTAACCGGCGTAACCGCCTCTGCACCATCTCTCACTACTCTCAAGATATTCCTCATACTCAACTCTTCAAATCCAACATGCGTCTCCACCGTCCCGCCAGCGTTGTGACACGTCAACATTACCCTCCCCGGATGCTGGCCTCTGTCATCAAACCCTAAGCCAgtcaccatcctcaccagtCTCTCGTTCACACTGGGCTCATCCATATGAACATCCAACGCCGCAGCCCTTACCACTCCACTGTCCAACGCATCCGCCaacgcctcctcatccacaagCGACCCCCTTGCAATATTCACAAACCTCGTCCCTGGCCGTAGGTAGCCCAACGTCTCAGCAGTGATGATCGGTCTCCCGTCCGCAGAAGCAGGCGTGCATAACACCACGCAGTCCGATACCTTCATCAGGCCTTCCAACTTCTCGTAGAATGTAGCTCTGAGCTCAGActcgacagcagcaggttTCCTCACAACATCATAGTAAGCAATCTTCATCCCAAAGGCCGGATTCCCCATCTTGGCAGCTATCTGCTGCCCTATATTCCCAAACCCGATCAACCCCAACGTATGCCCTCGTGGGTTGTGACTAGCAGCCGTGGCTCTCGCGTGGCATTCCCGAAAGGTACTCCTGGCATCGCTCGAGGACGTTAGGTGGGGAAACGTAGCGGCGTTCATGCACCACGGAAGGTGTCGAAAGGTCGAGATGATCATGGCGACGGAAAAGTCCGCTACTGCTTCTGCCGCGGCGAGGCCCGAGTTGCAGTAGATTATCCCTGTTTTCTTCCAGTCAGCTTGCGGTTAGGGAAAGTTCTACCCAGCAGCAGAAAGCGCACCTCTTTCTCCCAGGAGTTTGGTATCCGCCCAGTCGAACCCGGCGCCCGCGCTCGCAAAAACTTTGACCGACGAAGGCAACAGGTCAATGAGCTCAGCATCCCACCGTCCCATCTCTCCTCCTGTGCCCCAGAATGGACGGAATATGGCGCTAAAGTGACCCCATCTTTCCTCTTTCAGGGCGCGGATGAGCTCGTTTCTTTCGCgctcgggggtggggggcCGGATAACCTCAAAGGCAGCGTTGAACTCGGCGTAGGTGTCCGGGTTGTACTTGATCGGGTCGCCAATATGGAGGACTATCGGTCGTTGTGGTTTTCGAGTCGCAGTAtctggtgaggaggtggttgacgGCCAGAGAGGGATCGTGGCTGTCGTCGCATTGGGTGTCAAGCTAGGGATTGAGTACTGTTGCAGCGGGGAGCTTGACCGCGGGGTTGATGCCGGTACCGGAGTGCTTGCCGGCATGGGAGTGTTTGTAGGCTCTGCCATTGTTGACACAAGATGTCTCGACCGCTCGTTCACTACACCACAGCCCAATTTTTGGTGTTTGACGAGAGGAAAAGAACTGGGCAAATTCATCCTGCAGTCAGACCCCCAACACCTTTTACTTTGCGCTCGCAATACCAAGGGTGTAACGCGGGCAGAAGGGGGCCAGCGCGGCAATGCAGGAATCCCGGCTAGCTCTGCCGCGATAAGCCTGACAGTGAGTGCCAAACCCGGAAATTCCGGGAGCGTTAGGTGAGCGTTAGTTCGGATGACATCCGATCAGATGGTGACAATAGGATCGTCCATCCTGTCCTCTAGCCGACGGCCCGGACCACCACAGAAACACTGTTTCTCAGCAGACAGTCGACGATTCTCTCTCCGCATTTTGCCCTCTGTGCCGTGTTCACAAGGAGCTCCTGGCGTGAGAAAACAGCTGATGATCATCAAAGCTGTCGGGTCGGGCGGCCGTAGTTGCAGAAAGAGAGCCAGTAATACATGTCTTCCACCACGCTGTGAAACAGTGGTGTTGTCAACAACAGGTTGGGGGTGCGGGGTCCCAGAAGGTCGCTAAAAACGTGATATGCGAGCCGAgccgtggtggaggatgtggggGAGTTTCCACTATGACATTAATGACGAAAGGTGGGGGTCCAGTTGACAGGACCTCGGGAGCCGCAACTTTGATGAGCCCAAAGAGCTCAGGAATGGGTCGTTGTCTCTCACCTCAGAGGTTGGATATCATAGATGACCAATGGTACCTTA encodes the following:
- a CDS encoding uncharacterized protein (EggNog:ENOG503Q5YZ); this translates as MLPPCSWRPEYNTSSAACRQHSGNAPAWPCIEGGHVLRLSAPIVVTLLLSWERFLCLLSLITVTEDGPDRQPAAWITNSIFPSAQRSFDDNKRHPNTIMMAMKALLCIQLNFFRLAFAHWLGQKPDGPHNNYGLPEATATSSPDDTKGWSLKPTEPPLPNHGPDISFIELMRRSEHWIKAKRQTTQYLNSKTCGYFTSDEFDPWVCSASETCTTNTNNVVACLSSGETGPFFSVCFDYSAYKQGLCDDRSAENPETGCCASSTNPACVMYLWPGPQPKSMFFCHPSSTIITMLDVPRSVLDASTSGTSTEPPSTTTSPPPDPTPRPPDPSAINTDAITGGVIGGVAFLSLIAAAIFFLHQRRKKKSPPSPPPPTNQNYTPVPTNNNPTPNQQPYSPPRRPDFLSLPGSSTLPSSTPYLSNISPPIGGDPYFSPQYDPSKQQPPETQQQQQGYFFYGPGSGDPGVGLYPHGTPNTQNSHFESQYTTRPAQGQEPYQPYTPPQQEQPQLSELDSDDVAKGQSGNPAEMMGSCAEQQNRNRAEMTEECDAERQSANPAETPIIPEPRVGSQAHA
- a CDS encoding uncharacterized protein (EggNog:ENOG503PC4A; COG:E) translates to MNLPSSFPLVKHQKLGCGVVNERSRHLVSTMAEPTNTPMPASTPVPASTPRSSSPLQQYSIPSLTPNATTATIPLWPSTTSSPDTATRKPQRPIVLHIGDPIKYNPDTYAEFNAAFEVIRPPTPERERNELIRALKEERWGHFSAIFRPFWGTGGEMGRWDAELIDLLPSSVKVFASAGAGFDWADTKLLGERGIIYCNSGLAAAEAVADFSVAMIISTFRHLPWCMNAATFPHLTSSSDARSTFRECHARATAASHNPRGHTLGLIGFGNIGQQIAAKMGNPAFGMKIAYYDVVRKPAAVESELRATFYEKLEGLMKVSDCVVLCTPASADGRPIITAETLGYLRPGTRFVNIARGSLVDEEALADALDSGVVRAAALDVHMDEPSVNERLVRMVTGLGFDDRGQHPGRVMLTCHNAGGTVETHVGFEELSMRNILRVVRDGAEAVTPVNLHWLREKKGV